The DNA segment TGCCAAAATTAAAATCTTCGGATCGGTGGAAAGCAAAGGCAAGAAAAAGGGTATTTTCCCGTACCTGTTTTTTATCCTGCTGGTAAAAGGCGGTGAGGGTCAGATCAAAGTCGATTCCGTTTATTCCGCTACGACGGCCGAATCGATTATGCTGTCAAATGACTGATCGATAACGATAATAATCAGAATTTGAGGGCCGTCACTAAGGCGGCTCTTTTTATTGCTATTCTGAGCGCATTACAAATGATTGTTTCGGTGCCGTTATTCCGATTGAATCACGATAAATTTTAATTGTACTGGGACCGAACCGGAGATCGTATGGTATTGTCGCCACCCCGGAAATCTGAAGGAAACACCAGATGGATATATCGGTCGAGTCGATTGTCTGCGCGGAGTCGAAAGCCGCCATATCTCTGAAATATATAGTGGCCAGCCCGGCGAAGCCGGTGCTGTCGGTCAATGGCTGGTGTACCGATATGCTCTTGATATCAATGATATAGTATTGAAGACTGTCTGAAACGGCAAAAAAGGCATTTTCCGGGAGGTCCTTGTAGCGGACAATGCTGTCCACCCGCAATTGCCCTCTCGCATACCGCAGTTGAGTGGTGAGGGAGGTCAGGTTCTGAAGATTATAGGCCCTGAGGTCAAGTGAAAACTCGTCCCCGAGCGTAATCGACCTGAAACGAGGAGCCAGTCTGACCATGGGCACAGCAGGATAAAGACCCATGTTGATTGAGACGGTTGTATTGGGGATAATATCCACTATTGATTCCCCCCTGTAAATCACCAGCCCTTGACCGCTTTCGGTGGTTTCGCGGGCCTCGATTACCAGGCGACGATTCAATCCGGTCGGGACGTCAACGGTGCCGCTTATTACGGTTCCTTCAAGATTCAAGGTATCTACGATTGGTGAAAGGATCCCCGGCCCCGTAATGGTCAATTGCACCACACCAATCCAGTTCGACGCCAGGGGAGAGGCCATTTTGAAAATTAATTGGGCCGGTTCATTGCTTCCCTGTCCGCTGATATTTTTTTGCGAGCATCCGGGCAATAAGAGAAAAACCGGCAAGACGGCCGCAAAAGCAATAATTAATCCCCTGAATTTATTACTATATTTCATAAATACCCGAACTTGTTTATAGTGAATAGCCTGCATCATAAAATTCGCCCGTAAGCCGCACAAATTCTCTTCGATTCCAGGCACCTTCTAATAGATATATATTTCTCCACTCCCGGCATATATGTAGTAATTGATAGAATCATTGACATAAAAATTACCGGTATACAAATATATCGTTCCGGGTGTCCTCAGTGTCGAGCAATAAACCGTGGCATAGTGCCCGCTTCGCGGCAGAAGGGATGACACATTGACGATCCAACTGTAATATAAATCCGTTTCATAGGTACCGCCGGAAGCGTAATCAAAACCGATATTACCGCTGATATCTATACCGGGTCTGATACTGTCGATGGTCACATTTGAATTGTAATAATTATAAATTCCTATTCTCAGGCTGCTCATGCTGTCAACATTATAAACATATACATCGAGTGCAAAATTATTCAAAATCGGCACTTCAATATAGTGCGGCGATAATGTTATCATCGGCACCACGGGGACCAGTTTGATATCCAACTTTATTTCCGCGTCGGGGACAACGTCAGCTGTCGTTTCCCCGCGATAGAGAACCTCACCGGGGGCGACTTCACCAAATTGTCTGACCTCCAAGACAAATTTCCTGTCTCTTCCGGCCGGCACTTCTATTCTGCCGATTAGATAGCCGGTCGTATCCTTAATCAGGGTGTCAATTATGGGAGTATCGATGCCCGGGCCCGTAATTGTCAGTTGAATGTAGCCAACCGCTTGAATATCGCTGACTCCCGCAATTTTCATTTGTATGGTCACGGGGCCGGAGTTGTTTGGATTGGT comes from the Candidatus Zixiibacteriota bacterium genome and includes:
- a CDS encoding hypothetical protein (Evidence 5 : Unknown function), translated to MMQAIHYKQVRVFMKYSNKFRGLIIAFAAVLPVFLLLPGCSQKNISGQGSNEPAQLIFKMASPLASNWIGVVQLTITGPGILSPIVDTLNLEGTVISGTVDVPTGLNRRLVIEARETTESGQGLVIYRGESIVDIIPNTTVSINMGLYPAVPMVRLAPRFRSITLGDEFSLDLRAYNLQNLTSLTTQLRYARGQLRVDSIVRYKDLPENAFFAVSDSLQYYIIDIKSISVHQPLTDSTGFAGLATIYFRDMAAFDSAQTIDSTDISIWCFLQISGVATIPYDLRFGPSTIKIYRDSIGITAPKQSFVMRSE
- a CDS encoding exported hypothetical protein (Evidence 5 : Unknown function), with the translated sequence MRANRIIKGLLISLIVTAFLIGCAKQVTNPNNSGPVTIQMKIAGVSDIQAVGYIQLTITGPGIDTPIIDTLIKDTTGYLIGRIEVPAGRDRKFVLEVRQFGEVAPGEVLYRGETTADVVPDAEIKLDIKLVPVVPMITLSPHYIEVPILNNFALDVYVYNVDSMSSLRIGIYNYYNSNVTIDSIRPGIDISGNIGFDYASGGTYETDLYYSWIVNVSSLLPRSGHYATVYCSTLRTPGTIYLYTGNFYVNDSINYYIYAGSGEIYIY